The following proteins are co-located in the Actinomycetota bacterium genome:
- a CDS encoding helix-turn-helix domain-containing protein has product MTKTPYTSGTRERLIERLRRQAMAIQNGHRREDALLTTGEVAMLFRVSHRAVRCWADAGKLPYIRTLGGHRRFLASAVWEALSAVLPEGERTPVQPVPNVARGA; this is encoded by the coding sequence ATGACTAAGACCCCGTACACGAGCGGCACGCGTGAGCGCCTCATCGAGCGTCTTCGCCGTCAGGCGATGGCGATCCAGAACGGTCACCGTCGCGAGGACGCGCTCCTCACGACCGGCGAGGTCGCGATGCTCTTCCGCGTCAGCCACCGCGCCGTGCGCTGCTGGGCGGACGCAGGCAAGCTGCCCTACATCCGGACCCTGGGCGGCCACCGCCGCTTCCTTGCGTCCGCGGTGTGGGAGGCGCTTTCGGCGGTCCTTCCCGAAGGCGAGCGCACCCCGGTCCAGCCCGTTCCGAACGTAGCTCGCGGAGCCTAA